From Cellulophaga lytica DSM 7489, a single genomic window includes:
- the dnaB gene encoding replicative DNA helicase — protein sequence MDKPSPVLGHKIDKSTIINLEKGKIPPQAVDLEEVVIGAMMIDKKGVDEVIDILHPDVFYKDAHKHIYEAIFKLFESSEPIDLLTVSTQLKQDGKLEAVGGDFYLIKLTQKVTSSAHIEFHARIILQKFIQRSLIKISNEIIQEAYDEATDVFDLLDTAESKLYDVTQGNLKRSAETAQNLVIQAKKRIEEISGKEGLSGVPSGFHKLDELTSGWQPSDLIIVAARPGMGKTAFTLSMARNMAVQSQMPVAFFSLEMSSVQLITRLISSETGLSSEKLRTGKLEKHEWEQLNVKVKTLESAPLFIDDTPSLSIFDLRAKCRRLASQHGIKMIMIDYLQLMTAGGTQKGGNREQEISTISRNLKALAKELNVPVIALSQLSRAVETRGGSKRPVLSDLRESGAIEQDADIVSFIYRPEYYKIDEWDDDEHSPTQGQGEFIVAKHRNGGLENIRLKFIGSQGKFDNLDDFDSPFEYQSKMNENEENPFLTQGLPSANEAFGSSMNDGLPPEDDNDVPF from the coding sequence ATGGATAAGCCAAGCCCAGTATTAGGACATAAGATAGATAAATCTACAATAATAAATTTAGAGAAAGGAAAAATACCGCCACAAGCCGTTGATTTAGAGGAGGTTGTGATTGGCGCAATGATGATAGATAAAAAAGGTGTAGATGAGGTTATAGATATTTTACACCCAGATGTTTTTTATAAAGATGCCCACAAGCATATTTATGAAGCAATTTTTAAGTTGTTTGAATCTTCTGAACCTATAGATTTATTAACTGTTTCTACCCAATTAAAACAAGATGGTAAGTTAGAAGCTGTTGGTGGAGATTTTTATTTAATCAAATTAACCCAAAAAGTAACATCTTCTGCTCATATTGAGTTTCATGCAAGAATTATTCTTCAGAAATTTATACAAAGAAGTTTAATTAAAATATCTAATGAAATTATACAAGAGGCTTATGATGAGGCTACAGATGTATTTGATTTGTTAGATACAGCAGAATCTAAATTATATGACGTTACACAAGGTAACTTAAAACGTTCTGCAGAAACGGCACAAAATTTAGTTATACAAGCTAAAAAAAGAATTGAAGAGATATCTGGTAAAGAAGGATTAAGTGGTGTGCCATCTGGTTTTCATAAGTTAGATGAATTAACATCTGGCTGGCAACCAAGTGATTTAATTATTGTGGCCGCACGTCCTGGTATGGGTAAAACTGCCTTTACATTGTCTATGGCACGTAATATGGCAGTGCAGTCTCAAATGCCAGTTGCTTTTTTCTCTCTAGAGATGTCTTCTGTACAGTTAATTACAAGACTTATTTCGTCAGAAACCGGATTGTCTTCTGAAAAACTTCGTACTGGTAAATTAGAAAAACACGAATGGGAGCAATTAAACGTAAAGGTAAAAACCTTAGAGTCTGCTCCTTTGTTTATAGATGATACTCCTTCGCTTTCTATTTTTGATTTAAGAGCAAAATGTAGAAGATTGGCATCTCAGCACGGTATAAAAATGATTATGATTGATTATTTGCAACTTATGACTGCAGGTGGTACGCAAAAAGGAGGAAACCGTGAACAAGAGATTTCAACAATTTCTAGAAACTTAAAGGCGCTTGCAAAAGAACTTAATGTTCCAGTTATTGCACTTTCGCAGTTGTCAAGGGCGGTAGAAACACGTGGTGGAAGTAAAAGACCGGTTTTATCAGATTTACGTGAATCTGGAGCAATTGAACAAGATGCAGATATTGTATCATTTATATATAGACCCGAGTACTATAAAATTGATGAATGGGATGATGATGAGCATTCGCCAACACAAGGTCAGGGTGAATTTATTGTTGCAAAACACAGAAACGGTGGTTTAGAGAATATTAGACTTAAGTTTATTGGTAGTCAAGGTAAATTTGATAACCTAGATGATTTTGATTCTCCTTTTGAGTATCAATCTAAAATGAACGAAAATGAAGAAAACCCATTTTTAACTCAAGGCTTACCAAGTGCAAATGAAGCTTTTGGTAGTTCTATGAACGATGGTTTACCTCCAGAAGATGATAATGATGTTCCTTTTTAA
- a CDS encoding Cof-type HAD-IIB family hydrolase, with the protein MDLSKVKMVVTDMDGTLLNSKHEVSEKFFNQFKKLKENNILFVAASGRQYHSIIDKLHSIKDDILVIAENGAIAKNKNKELLQTGLDNTTITELLNLIDTIDDVYPVLCGKKKAYIASDSEEFKEKFKEYYAEYEVLDSLRNYEDDILKIAIYHFESSENYIYPKVKHLESKLKVKVSGENWLDLSHNDAHKGHALKKLQDMFNISSSETMAFGDFNNDLEMLALADFSFAMANAHPNVTKAANYRTKSNDEFGVETILDKLLES; encoded by the coding sequence ATGGATTTATCAAAAGTGAAAATGGTAGTTACCGATATGGATGGTACACTACTAAACTCTAAACATGAGGTTAGTGAAAAGTTTTTTAATCAATTTAAAAAATTAAAAGAGAATAATATTCTTTTTGTAGCTGCAAGCGGAAGACAATACCACAGTATAATAGATAAATTGCATAGCATTAAAGATGATATTTTAGTTATAGCAGAAAATGGTGCTATTGCTAAAAACAAAAATAAAGAACTACTGCAAACAGGCTTAGACAACACTACAATTACAGAGCTTCTAAATTTAATTGACACTATAGATGATGTTTACCCTGTATTATGCGGTAAAAAAAAGGCCTATATAGCATCAGACTCTGAAGAGTTTAAAGAAAAGTTTAAAGAGTATTATGCAGAATACGAAGTTTTAGATAGCTTACGCAACTATGAAGATGATATTTTAAAAATTGCTATTTATCATTTTGAGAGCTCTGAAAACTATATCTACCCAAAAGTAAAACATCTAGAGTCTAAACTAAAAGTGAAAGTATCTGGAGAGAATTGGCTAGACCTGTCTCACAACGATGCACACAAAGGGCACGCTCTAAAAAAATTACAAGATATGTTTAATATATCTTCATCAGAAACAATGGCATTTGGAGATTTTAATAACGACTTAGAAATGTTAGCACTCGCAGATTTTAGTTTTGCAATGGCTAATGCACACCCAAATGTTACCAAAGCAGCAAACTACCGTACAAAAAGCAATGATGAATTTGGAGTAGAGACAATATTAGATAAGCTTTTAGAAAGCTAA
- a CDS encoding DUF4870 domain-containing protein, translated as MLNNELPEDYSNISLMHYSQLLNFLGPFGIIVPIIMWSSKKTEVKDMDAHGRAVINFQISVLIYSVVFFVLLLISMFLSLFIVGILFLFILFFVGIALALLMIITPIMGGMAASEKRLYKYPLSIKFI; from the coding sequence ATGCTCAACAATGAATTACCTGAAGATTATAGCAACATATCTTTAATGCACTACTCCCAACTACTAAATTTTTTAGGGCCGTTTGGTATTATTGTACCCATAATAATGTGGTCTTCTAAAAAGACTGAAGTGAAAGATATGGATGCTCATGGAAGAGCTGTTATTAATTTTCAAATTAGTGTACTAATTTACTCCGTGGTATTTTTTGTATTATTATTAATATCTATGTTTTTATCATTATTCATTGTAGGCATTTTATTTTTATTTATACTATTTTTTGTTGGTATTGCACTAGCTTTATTAATGATAATAACTCCAATAATGGGTGGTATGGCTGCTTCTGAAAAAAGACTATACAAATACCCGTTGAGTATTAAATTTATTTAA
- the rplT gene encoding 50S ribosomal protein L20 — MPRSVNSVASRARRKKVMKQAKGYFGRRKNVWTVAKNAVEKAMQYAYRDRRVKKRNFRALWITRINAGARLHGMSYSQFMGKVKANNIELNRKVLADLAMNHPEAFKAIVNKVK, encoded by the coding sequence ATGCCAAGATCAGTAAATTCAGTTGCTTCTAGAGCCAGAAGAAAAAAGGTAATGAAGCAAGCCAAAGGTTACTTTGGAAGACGTAAAAACGTTTGGACAGTAGCTAAAAATGCGGTTGAAAAAGCAATGCAATATGCTTATAGAGACCGTAGAGTTAAGAAAAGAAATTTCCGTGCTTTATGGATTACTCGTATTAATGCGGGTGCTAGATTACATGGAATGTCTTATTCTCAATTCATGGGTAAAGTAAAAGCTAATAACATTGAGCTTAACCGTAAGGTTTTAGCTGATTTAGCTATGAACCACCCAGAAGCTTTTAAAGCTATTGTAAACAAGGTAAAATAA
- the rpmI gene encoding 50S ribosomal protein L35, with product MPKMKTKSSAKKRFKLTGTGKIKRKHAFKSHILTKKSKKRKLALTHSGLVHESDVKSIKEQLRLK from the coding sequence ATGCCTAAAATGAAAACTAAATCCAGTGCTAAGAAGCGTTTTAAGCTTACAGGTACAGGTAAAATAAAAAGAAAGCACGCTTTTAAGAGTCACATTTTGACAAAAAAATCTAAAAAGCGTAAGCTTGCATTAACTCATAGCGGATTAGTACATGAGTCTGATGTAAAAAGTATTAAAGAGCAATTACGTTTAAAGTAA
- the infC gene encoding translation initiation factor IF-3: MRKRFRPQPRRENKNPHNINNDIKVPNVRLVGDNVEVGVYSTKVALAKAEELELDLVEISPKADPPVCKIIDYKKFLYEQKKREKVMKAKASKVVVKEIRFGPQTDDHDYEFKKKHAEKFLKDGAKLKAYVFFKGRSIVYKDQGEILLLRLAQELEELGKVEQMPKLEGKRMTMFLAPKTKK, from the coding sequence ATTAGAAAGAGATTTAGGCCGCAGCCGAGAAGAGAGAACAAGAATCCGCACAATATCAACAACGATATTAAAGTACCTAATGTACGTTTAGTTGGTGATAATGTAGAGGTTGGTGTATACTCAACAAAAGTGGCTTTAGCAAAAGCAGAGGAGTTAGAATTAGATTTGGTAGAAATCTCACCAAAAGCAGACCCTCCTGTGTGTAAAATTATAGACTACAAGAAATTCTTATACGAGCAAAAGAAGCGTGAAAAGGTTATGAAAGCCAAAGCGTCTAAAGTTGTTGTAAAAGAAATTCGTTTTGGACCACAAACTGATGATCATGATTATGAGTTTAAGAAAAAACACGCAGAGAAATTTTTAAAAGATGGTGCTAAATTAAAGGCATATGTATTTTTTAAAGGTAGATCTATAGTCTATAAAGATCAAGGAGAAATATTGTTGTTACGTCTTGCACAAGAACTAGAAGAACTAGGAAAAGTGGAGCAAATGCCTAAGTTAGAAGGTAAAAGGATGACAATGTTTTTAGCTCCTAAAACGAAGAAATAA
- the thrS gene encoding threonine--tRNA ligase encodes MIKITLPDGTLKEFSEGSTPMDVAKSISEGFARNVISAKFNDTTVETVTPLTEDGSLVLYTWKDTEGKQAFWHSSSHIVAQAIEELYPGVKLTIGPSIENGFYYDVDLGEGRSISDKDFPKIEKKAIEIARGKHDFKIRSVTKDEALALYKEQGNEYKTELIENLEDGTITFCDHDTFTDLCRGGHIPNTGIVKAIKILSVAGAYWRGDENKPQLTRIYGISFPKQKELTEYLELLEQAKQRDHRKLGKELELFTFSQKVGAGLPLWLPKGAALRERLENFLKKAQKKAGYEMVVTPHIGQKELYVTSGHYAKYGEDSFQPIKTPKMDEEFLLKPMNCPHHCEVFNFKPHSYKDLPKRFAEFGTVYRYEQSGELHGLTRVRGFTQDDAHIFCTPDQLDQEFKNVIDLSLYVLNSLGFTNFKAQVSVRDLNNPDKYIGSVENWEKAENAIINAAKEKGLDYVIESGEAAFYGPKLDFMVKDALGRNWQLGTIQVDYNLPERFDLTYKGSDNEDHRPVMIHRAPFGSMERFIALLLEHTGGNFPLWLIPDQAIVLPVSEKYEKYAKKVLNSLENDEIRALLDNRNETVGKKIREAEMNKIPFMIIIGENEEATNTISVRKHGGEDLGSISIKDFSDLVTSEINSTLKSF; translated from the coding sequence ATGATTAAAATTACTTTACCAGACGGTACTTTAAAAGAATTTTCCGAAGGAAGCACTCCTATGGACGTTGCTAAAAGCATTAGCGAAGGATTTGCTAGAAATGTTATTTCTGCTAAATTTAATGATACCACGGTAGAAACCGTAACACCATTAACCGAAGATGGTAGCTTAGTTTTATATACTTGGAAAGATACTGAAGGCAAACAAGCTTTTTGGCACTCATCTTCACACATAGTTGCACAAGCTATTGAAGAATTATATCCTGGGGTTAAATTAACTATTGGACCATCTATTGAAAATGGATTTTACTATGATGTTGACTTAGGAGAAGGCAGATCTATATCTGATAAAGATTTTCCTAAAATAGAAAAGAAAGCAATTGAAATTGCCAGAGGAAAGCATGATTTTAAAATACGTTCTGTTACTAAAGATGAAGCCCTAGCCTTATACAAGGAACAAGGCAACGAATACAAAACCGAGTTAATTGAAAATTTAGAGGATGGCACAATTACTTTTTGTGACCATGATACGTTTACAGATTTATGTAGAGGCGGACATATACCTAACACTGGCATTGTAAAAGCAATAAAAATACTAAGTGTTGCAGGAGCATACTGGAGAGGTGATGAAAATAAGCCTCAGCTTACTCGTATATACGGTATATCTTTCCCTAAACAAAAGGAATTGACCGAATACTTAGAATTATTAGAACAAGCTAAACAAAGAGATCATAGAAAATTAGGTAAAGAACTTGAACTGTTTACTTTTTCTCAAAAAGTTGGCGCAGGTTTACCATTGTGGCTACCAAAAGGTGCTGCCTTAAGAGAGCGTTTAGAAAACTTTTTAAAGAAAGCACAGAAAAAAGCCGGTTATGAAATGGTGGTAACTCCGCACATAGGACAAAAAGAACTATACGTTACTTCTGGACATTACGCTAAGTACGGAGAAGATAGTTTTCAACCAATAAAGACTCCTAAAATGGATGAAGAGTTTTTATTGAAGCCTATGAACTGTCCACACCATTGCGAAGTATTTAATTTTAAACCACACTCTTATAAAGATTTACCTAAACGTTTTGCTGAATTTGGTACAGTATATAGATATGAACAAAGTGGTGAGTTACACGGACTAACACGTGTTAGAGGTTTTACACAAGATGATGCGCATATTTTTTGCACACCAGACCAATTAGATCAAGAGTTTAAAAATGTTATAGATTTATCTTTATATGTATTAAATTCTTTAGGTTTCACAAACTTTAAAGCTCAGGTATCTGTAAGGGATTTGAACAATCCCGACAAATATATTGGTAGTGTTGAAAACTGGGAAAAAGCTGAGAATGCAATTATAAATGCAGCCAAAGAAAAAGGCTTAGACTACGTTATAGAGAGTGGTGAAGCAGCTTTTTATGGCCCTAAGCTAGACTTTATGGTTAAAGATGCACTTGGTAGAAATTGGCAACTTGGCACAATACAGGTAGATTATAACTTACCAGAGCGTTTTGATTTAACTTATAAAGGGAGTGACAATGAAGATCACAGACCAGTAATGATACACCGAGCTCCTTTTGGAAGTATGGAACGTTTTATTGCTTTATTATTAGAACATACAGGTGGTAATTTCCCATTATGGCTAATACCAGATCAAGCAATTGTACTACCAGTTAGCGAGAAATATGAGAAATATGCGAAAAAAGTTTTAAATTCATTAGAAAATGACGAAATTCGCGCCCTGCTAGACAACAGAAACGAAACGGTTGGTAAGAAAATTAGGGAAGCTGAAATGAATAAAATCCCTTTTATGATTATCATTGGCGAGAATGAAGAGGCTACAAACACTATATCTGTGCGTAAACACGGAGGTGAAGATTTAGGCTCTATCTCAATAAAAGATTTTAGTGACTTGGTAACTAGCGAAATAAATAGTACCTTAAAGTCGTTTTAA
- a CDS encoding DUF349 domain-containing protein, which translates to MLEDSKEELQNNVGGDENSETTDAKTVSEKSTEIESNNSEEISSNDKQGDKEILDEIEETNAEDAEDNDNHQRHEIPLLDYHAMSMENLVGELQRLVKNEKVQAIKKHVDGIKYEFDLKFQEFLEHKKEEFITNGGNEIDFRYNSVTKRQFNEVYSDYREKRDAYYKNLEQNLQSNLEKRIQIIEELKGLVNVEEDINTTYKNFKDLQENWRNAGPIPRTEYNNVWRTYHHHIEIFYDFLHLNRELRDLDFKHNLEEKLKLIVRANALANEPDLNKAFRELQTLHKIWKEDIGPVGKEHREQIWEEFSNATKVLHQRRQDYYKELDKVYEVNLEKKHKIISQIKEIAENTSSNHKELQKQIKQIEALREEFFKAGKVPQKYNEQTWTTFKDAVKTFNKSKNAFYKNLKREQQDNLDKKRALLDIALKTKDSEDWDIATKEMKRIQGEWKTIGHVPRKYSDKIWNEFKSACNHYFDRLHALKNQSSKEELENLEHKTACLNKLKEFQLSGDRSKDLAEIKGFINEWKKYGHVPFKKKNINNKFNTILDAIFRKLDISKQESELLKYGDKIQKLSASDNENAIYKERLFIRRKIDESKNEIRQLENNLQFFSNASEDNPLVKNVLKNINNQKESLNTWKAKLKKLNILENSINKEDENTSNEEE; encoded by the coding sequence ATGTTGGAAGACAGCAAAGAAGAACTACAAAACAATGTAGGGGGTGATGAAAATTCAGAAACTACTGATGCTAAAACTGTTTCAGAGAAAAGCACTGAAATAGAAAGTAATAATTCAGAAGAAATATCATCTAATGACAAGCAAGGTGATAAAGAAATCTTAGATGAAATTGAAGAAACCAATGCCGAAGATGCAGAGGATAATGACAATCATCAAAGACATGAGATACCTTTATTAGATTACCATGCTATGAGTATGGAAAATTTAGTAGGCGAATTACAGCGTCTAGTAAAAAATGAAAAAGTACAAGCTATTAAAAAGCATGTTGACGGTATCAAGTATGAATTTGATTTAAAGTTTCAAGAATTTCTAGAACATAAAAAGGAAGAATTTATCACCAATGGAGGTAATGAAATTGATTTTAGATACAACTCCGTAACTAAAAGACAATTTAATGAAGTGTATTCAGATTACAGAGAAAAAAGAGATGCTTACTACAAAAATTTAGAACAAAATTTACAGAGTAACTTAGAAAAACGCATACAAATAATTGAAGAACTAAAAGGTTTGGTTAATGTTGAAGAAGACATTAATACTACATACAAAAACTTTAAAGATCTTCAAGAAAATTGGCGTAATGCTGGTCCTATACCTAGAACAGAATACAATAATGTATGGAGAACTTACCATCATCACATCGAAATTTTTTACGATTTCTTACACTTAAATAGAGAGCTAAGGGATTTAGATTTTAAACATAATTTAGAAGAAAAATTAAAATTAATAGTACGTGCCAATGCACTAGCCAATGAACCCGATTTAAATAAAGCTTTTAGAGAACTACAGACTTTGCATAAAATCTGGAAAGAAGATATTGGTCCTGTTGGCAAAGAGCATAGAGAGCAGATATGGGAAGAATTTAGTAACGCAACTAAAGTATTGCACCAAAGAAGGCAAGACTATTATAAAGAATTAGATAAAGTTTATGAAGTAAACTTAGAAAAGAAGCATAAAATAATTTCTCAAATAAAAGAAATTGCAGAAAATACTTCTAGCAATCATAAAGAGCTTCAAAAACAAATAAAACAAATAGAAGCCTTAAGAGAAGAGTTTTTTAAAGCAGGAAAAGTCCCTCAAAAATATAATGAGCAAACTTGGACCACCTTTAAAGATGCTGTAAAAACATTTAACAAATCTAAAAATGCATTTTACAAAAATCTAAAAAGGGAACAACAAGACAATCTAGATAAAAAAAGAGCACTATTAGACATTGCACTAAAAACAAAAGATAGTGAAGATTGGGACATTGCTACCAAGGAAATGAAACGTATACAAGGCGAATGGAAAACTATTGGTCACGTTCCTAGAAAATATTCTGATAAAATTTGGAATGAATTTAAAAGTGCTTGCAATCATTATTTTGATAGATTACATGCTCTAAAAAACCAATCGAGTAAAGAAGAATTAGAAAATTTAGAACATAAAACAGCTTGCTTAAATAAACTAAAAGAATTTCAATTATCTGGAGACAGGTCTAAAGATTTAGCTGAAATAAAAGGATTTATTAATGAATGGAAAAAATATGGTCATGTACCATTTAAAAAGAAAAACATTAATAACAAATTCAATACAATCCTAGATGCTATTTTTAGAAAATTAGATATTAGTAAACAAGAGTCAGAATTACTAAAGTATGGCGATAAAATACAAAAGCTATCTGCTAGTGATAATGAAAATGCTATTTACAAAGAAAGATTGTTTATTAGAAGAAAAATTGATGAAAGTAAAAACGAAATTCGTCAATTAGAAAATAACTTACAATTCTTCTCTAATGCATCTGAAGATAACCCTTTAGTTAAAAATGTTTTAAAGAATATTAACAATCAAAAAGAATCTTTAAATACTTGGAAAGCAAAACTAAAAAAGCTTAATATATTAGAAAATAGCATTAATAAAGAAGATGAAAATACTTCTAATGAGGAAGAATAA
- a CDS encoding homoserine kinase: MKNEIKVFCPATIANISCGFDVLGVALDNVGDEMVVKKTSKKGITITKIEGQNLPLQTHKNVAGVAGLALLSASDYEGGFEIEIYKKIKAGSGIGSSAASSTGAVCAMNKLLGEPFSNLELVQFAMKGEELASGVQHADNVAPAIYGGFTLVRSYSPLDIIKINTPKKLYATVIHPQIEIKTSDSRKILKTTISLADGIKQWGNVGGLIAGLYTEDYDLISRSLEDHIIEPIRSILIPAFDNVKSASLNAGALGCGISGSGPSIYALSKGKETAEKVAQAMQNIYNKVGIPYDIHVSTVNTEGIKTIS, from the coding sequence ATGAAAAACGAAATTAAAGTATTTTGTCCGGCTACCATCGCAAACATTTCATGTGGTTTTGATGTACTAGGTGTTGCATTAGACAATGTTGGAGATGAAATGGTTGTTAAAAAAACCAGCAAAAAAGGAATTACTATTACAAAAATTGAAGGTCAAAATTTACCTTTACAAACACATAAAAATGTAGCTGGCGTAGCCGGATTGGCGTTACTATCTGCATCTGATTATGAAGGAGGTTTTGAAATAGAAATATATAAGAAAATAAAAGCCGGAAGCGGTATAGGCAGTAGTGCTGCTAGTTCTACTGGTGCTGTTTGCGCTATGAATAAATTATTAGGAGAACCTTTTAGCAATTTAGAACTTGTACAATTTGCAATGAAAGGAGAAGAACTTGCTAGTGGCGTGCAACATGCAGATAATGTTGCACCAGCTATATATGGTGGCTTTACCCTAGTTCGCAGTTATAGTCCCTTAGATATTATAAAAATAAATACTCCTAAAAAATTATACGCTACTGTAATACATCCACAAATAGAGATAAAAACATCTGACTCTAGAAAAATATTAAAAACAACAATTTCTTTAGCGGACGGAATAAAACAATGGGGTAATGTTGGTGGATTAATAGCTGGTTTATACACAGAAGATTATGACTTAATTAGCAGGTCACTAGAAGATCATATTATAGAACCAATACGCTCTATACTAATTCCTGCTTTTGATAATGTTAAATCTGCGTCGTTAAATGCTGGCGCATTGGGCTGTGGCATTTCGGGTTCAGGGCCTTCTATTTACGCCCTTAGCAAAGGCAAAGAAACAGCAGAAAAAGTAGCCCAGGCAATGCAAAATATTTATAATAAAGTAGGTATTCCTTATGACATACACGTATCTACAGTAAATACTGAAGGAATAAAAACCATATCATAA